The following proteins are co-located in the Deinococcus metallilatus genome:
- the ftsA gene encoding cell division protein FtsA encodes MKDNPIIVGLDIGTTKITTVIGEVAPNGTVDIIGEGSVPSEGMKRGAVVNLERATHAIRQSVQNAERVSGVRVGSVFVSVAGNHAKAITSHGLAAIRRNQEITQADVDRAIENARAVPLDPNLEIIHTLPQEYVVDGQEGIKNPVGMHGVRLEVDVHIVAGTAGPLLNLRRCVQEAGLKVEGFVLQALASGLATLEAAEQAQTVIVIDMGGGTTDVGVFKRGNLAHSACIPIGGEHVTADLAQILKIPHEEAENVKRKYGAALPELADPDLTLEITTAGGSTHAISAFELSRIIKPRLSEIFGMIRDEIDQALGPVELVAQGVVLTGGASLLRGTPDLARDRFRLPVRLGRPRGIGGLTDIVSGPAHSTGVGLVLYGIGQDGKVPLSVFRDEPEPAPAPKPAPVQVASKGSPPPEITVATPAPAPAAPKKEKEKGSSFMERMRGIFKDWL; translated from the coding sequence ATGAAGGACAACCCGATCATCGTGGGGCTGGATATCGGCACCACCAAAATCACCACCGTCATCGGCGAGGTCGCGCCGAACGGGACCGTCGACATCATCGGTGAGGGCAGCGTGCCCAGCGAGGGCATGAAGCGCGGCGCCGTCGTGAATCTGGAACGCGCCACCCACGCCATCCGCCAGTCGGTGCAGAACGCCGAGCGCGTGAGCGGCGTGCGGGTGGGCAGCGTGTTCGTGTCGGTCGCGGGCAACCACGCCAAGGCGATCACCAGCCATGGCCTGGCCGCCATCCGCCGCAACCAGGAGATCACCCAGGCGGATGTCGACCGCGCCATCGAGAACGCGCGGGCGGTGCCGCTGGACCCCAATCTGGAGATCATCCACACGCTGCCGCAGGAATACGTGGTGGACGGCCAGGAGGGCATCAAGAACCCGGTCGGGATGCACGGCGTCCGGCTGGAAGTGGACGTGCACATCGTGGCCGGAACCGCCGGGCCGCTGCTGAACCTGCGCCGCTGCGTGCAGGAGGCGGGGCTGAAGGTCGAAGGCTTCGTGCTCCAGGCGCTCGCCTCGGGCCTCGCCACGCTGGAGGCCGCCGAGCAGGCGCAGACGGTCATCGTGATCGACATGGGCGGCGGCACCACCGACGTGGGTGTGTTCAAGCGCGGGAACCTGGCACACTCGGCCTGCATTCCTATCGGCGGCGAACACGTCACGGCCGACCTCGCGCAGATTCTCAAGATTCCGCACGAGGAGGCCGAAAACGTCAAGCGCAAGTACGGCGCGGCCCTGCCCGAGCTGGCCGACCCGGACCTGACGCTGGAGATCACCACGGCGGGCGGCAGCACCCACGCGATCAGCGCCTTTGAACTCTCGCGCATCATCAAGCCGCGCCTGTCGGAGATTTTCGGCATGATCCGCGACGAGATCGACCAGGCGCTCGGTCCGGTGGAACTGGTGGCGCAGGGCGTGGTGCTGACCGGCGGCGCGAGCCTGCTGCGCGGCACGCCGGACCTCGCGCGCGACCGCTTCCGGCTGCCGGTGCGGCTGGGCCGCCCGCGCGGGATCGGCGGCCTGACCGACATCGTGAGCGGCCCGGCGCACTCCACCGGCGTGGGTCTGGTGCTGTACGGGATCGGCCAGGACGGCAAGGTGCCCCTCTCGGTCTTCCGCGACGAGCCGGAGCCCGCGCCTGCCCCCAAGCCTGCCCCGGTCCAGGTGGCCAGCAAGGGCAGTCCTCCACCCGAGATCACGGTCGCCACGCCTGCCCCGGCCCCAGCCGCCCCCAAGAAGGAAAAGGAGAAGGGCAGCAGCTTCATGGAGCGCATGCGGGGCATCTTCAAGGACTGGCTGTAG
- a CDS encoding cell division protein FtsQ/DivIB, which translates to MTDPRPHAGNRRITAVADVPEPVPADPAPPPPDPAPAEDPPRRRVNRRPLWWGLGAAVVIGALAGSWYGLPVRTVTVEGNAQLTAAQVRRLAGLTPGFSWPYYGAWRAQGLASTPWIRSAVVTRRFPDAVDVRVVERVPFARWQRPDGSVVALAEDGTVLPGAGHLDALPLLSGWGPDRLRDALFVARALQQYNVQSVAYTPSGITAQTANGTVWSGDLKNLLKYAGAIVQFPSKQIHIYPWGVSVQE; encoded by the coding sequence ATGACCGACCCTCGACCGCACGCCGGGAACCGCAGGATCACTGCCGTTGCCGACGTGCCGGAACCCGTGCCCGCCGATCCCGCGCCGCCCCCGCCCGACCCCGCTCCGGCAGAAGACCCGCCGCGCCGCAGGGTGAACCGGCGGCCCCTGTGGTGGGGGCTGGGAGCCGCGGTGGTCATCGGGGCGCTCGCGGGCAGTTGGTACGGCCTGCCGGTCCGCACGGTGACCGTCGAGGGCAATGCCCAGCTCACGGCTGCGCAGGTGCGGCGGCTGGCGGGCCTGACGCCCGGCTTCTCCTGGCCGTACTACGGCGCGTGGCGGGCGCAGGGCCTGGCGAGCACCCCCTGGATTCGCTCGGCGGTCGTGACGCGGCGCTTCCCCGACGCGGTGGACGTGCGCGTGGTGGAGCGGGTGCCGTTCGCGCGGTGGCAGCGGCCGGATGGAAGTGTGGTGGCCCTGGCCGAGGACGGCACGGTGCTGCCGGGGGCGGGCCATCTGGACGCCCTGCCGCTGCTGAGCGGCTGGGGACCCGACCGGCTGCGGGACGCCCTGTTCGTCGCGCGGGCCCTCCAGCAGTACAATGTCCAGTCGGTCGCTTACACGCCGTCCGGCATCACGGCGCAAACCGCGAACGGAACGGTCTGGAGTGGCGACCTCAAGAATCTGCTGAAGTATGCTGGGGCCATCGTGCAATTTCCCAGCAAGCAAATCCACATCTACCCCTGGGGGGTGAGCGTCCAGGAATGA
- a CDS encoding branched-chain amino acid ABC transporter substrate-binding protein, with protein MKTVHRPLALLTALLLGSTLASTAGAQATVKIATIGPLSGPQSLLGTQMRNGVQLAVNEYKPQFKKLGMDLQLVAFDDQADPATGTAAARKIAADRQFLAVVGALNSGTTIPASAALAPSHVPLVSSSSTADQVTDRGLSNMNRIVPRDDAQGPAAADFIANTLKAKKVYVLNDKTAYGAGLANEVEKALKAKGIQVVANEGTEEKNDFSSIVAKIKLQRPDVVYFGGIYSQIGVFLKQLRDAGVTVPVMGGDGLDSSELPKIAGKGAENVYYTTTGAPVEAFPPAKTFAATYQKTFGNPAQSFAVLGYDAGKVVLQGILNAAKANGNKVPSREQVEAAIRKGNFTSLLSGNVSFNSAGDRTSAKLYVIKLVGGKPNLDTTLTVKPAKS; from the coding sequence ATGAAGACAGTCCACCGACCCCTGGCCCTGCTCACCGCCCTGCTGCTGGGCAGTACCCTTGCCAGCACGGCGGGGGCCCAGGCCACCGTCAAGATCGCGACCATCGGCCCCCTCTCCGGACCGCAGAGCCTGCTGGGCACCCAGATGCGCAACGGCGTGCAGCTCGCCGTGAACGAGTACAAGCCGCAGTTCAAGAAACTGGGGATGGACCTGCAACTCGTCGCCTTCGACGACCAGGCCGACCCCGCCACCGGCACCGCCGCCGCCCGCAAGATCGCGGCGGACCGGCAGTTCCTGGCCGTGGTCGGGGCCCTGAACAGCGGGACGACCATCCCGGCCAGCGCGGCCCTGGCGCCCAGCCATGTGCCGCTGGTCAGCTCCTCCAGCACCGCCGATCAGGTGACGGACCGTGGCCTGAGCAACATGAACCGCATCGTGCCCCGCGACGACGCGCAGGGGCCAGCCGCCGCCGACTTCATCGCGAACACGCTGAAGGCCAAGAAGGTCTACGTCCTCAACGACAAGACGGCCTACGGCGCGGGCCTGGCGAACGAGGTCGAGAAGGCCCTGAAGGCCAAGGGCATTCAGGTGGTCGCCAACGAGGGCACCGAGGAGAAGAACGACTTCTCCAGCATCGTCGCCAAGATCAAGCTCCAGCGCCCCGACGTGGTCTACTTCGGCGGCATCTACAGCCAGATCGGCGTGTTCCTGAAGCAGCTCCGCGACGCGGGCGTGACGGTCCCGGTGATGGGCGGGGACGGCCTGGACAGCAGTGAACTGCCCAAGATCGCCGGAAAGGGTGCCGAGAACGTGTACTACACGACCACCGGCGCGCCGGTCGAGGCGTTCCCTCCCGCAAAGACCTTTGCCGCCACCTACCAGAAGACCTTCGGCAACCCCGCCCAGTCGTTTGCCGTCCTGGGGTACGACGCCGGGAAGGTGGTCCTCCAGGGCATCCTGAACGCCGCGAAGGCGAACGGCAACAAGGTGCCCAGCCGCGAGCAGGTCGAGGCGGCGATCCGCAAGGGCAACTTCACCAGCCTGCTCTCCGGCAACGTCAGCTTCAACAGTGCGGGCGACCGCACATCCGCCAAGCTGTACGTGATCAAGCTCGTGGGCGGCAAGCCCAACCTGGACACGACCCTGACGGTGAAGCCCGCCAAATCCTGA
- a CDS encoding insulinase family protein, with protein sequence MTTTERLFVLPAVGDRLGRYTVERVEDLPEMQGKLVLLRHDLGARHAHVSRDDDNLAFGVTFPTVPKDSTGVAHILEHVVLMGSRKYPVGDPFFAMLPRSLNTFMNAMTASDWTTYPFSTRNEKDFYNLLGVYLDATFFPLLRYESFRQDGHRFEFETPDDPSTPLKLQGVVYNEMKGAMASPGSVMWRSFGKALYPDLTYANNSGGAPEDIPNLTYEGLRAFHAAHYHPSNAFFYTYGKLDLPRVLGEIETHVMSKFSPQTLDVSIPDQPSFSEPQRVDVTYPGTDVERGGQVSVAWKLGPTTDPDQNLRWSVLSDVLLGNPAAPLTRPLIESGIGSALADLSGYRDNFREGAFAAGLKGLSAGKADEVEALVLDTLRSIAQGGIDPELIESSLHQFEIGQREVSNSGYPYGLQVMFRLLGPWLYGGDPVTGLRLDAELNRLREDLKAGPVFEPMIREELLDNPHRVTLVLAPDPELAARSEQAERELVERLSAAFTDEDRARIVRESLQLQELQAQESDPDVLPTLTLADVPPTVQRVPYRAEEAGRALIGRVPQPTGGLTYLDVQVRLPEVPADLLDTLPLYAYAVTRSGAAGQDYLAIARRIEAVTGGVSASVGVGGRPDDLDTLRLTVTFSGKALARNGGALVGVLRDLIQAPEFTRERLEQLLKQRLAGLKASVVNAGNAYAERLAAAQVSPAGNIEEHFSGLTALEHLKQIVEGDEVDALLDRLNRVRDLLLQGKPLLCLTATEDDLNLDLTPITREFAGDAPVGHPHPGTLEGGPQARLTDSPVAFNAVAFRTVPYTHPDSPALLVLSRLLRSEYLLKEIREKGGAYGGGAAFDARAGVFSLSSYRDPHITRTYEVFRGARQFLDTPLSERELTEAILSASKTLDPLTSPDTAGRLRFYGDQAGYTPEVQEEYKARLLKVTLDDLKRVTDAWLTEGRAGYALVAGRDPNAETEGLGLKFEVQAI encoded by the coding sequence ATGACCACCACCGAACGCCTCTTTGTTCTGCCCGCCGTGGGCGACCGGCTGGGCCGCTATACCGTCGAACGGGTGGAAGACCTGCCGGAGATGCAGGGCAAGCTGGTGTTGCTGCGCCACGACCTCGGCGCGCGGCACGCCCATGTCAGCCGCGACGACGACAACCTCGCCTTTGGCGTGACCTTTCCGACCGTCCCCAAGGACTCCACCGGCGTCGCGCACATCCTCGAACACGTCGTCCTGATGGGCAGCCGGAAGTACCCGGTGGGTGACCCCTTCTTCGCCATGCTGCCGCGTTCGCTGAACACCTTCATGAACGCGATGACGGCGAGCGACTGGACCACCTACCCCTTCTCCACCCGCAACGAGAAGGACTTCTACAACCTGCTGGGCGTGTACCTCGACGCCACCTTCTTTCCCCTCCTGCGCTACGAGAGCTTCCGCCAGGACGGCCACCGCTTCGAGTTCGAAACACCCGATGATCCCAGCACGCCCCTGAAACTCCAGGGCGTCGTCTACAATGAGATGAAGGGCGCGATGGCCTCGCCCGGCTCGGTGATGTGGCGCTCGTTCGGCAAGGCGCTGTACCCCGACCTCACCTACGCCAACAACAGCGGCGGCGCGCCCGAGGACATCCCCAACCTCACCTACGAGGGGCTGCGGGCCTTCCACGCCGCGCACTACCACCCCAGCAACGCCTTTTTCTACACCTACGGCAAGCTCGACCTGCCCCGCGTGCTGGGCGAGATCGAGACGCACGTGATGTCCAAGTTCAGCCCGCAGACGCTGGACGTGAGCATCCCCGACCAGCCGAGTTTCAGCGAGCCGCAACGGGTGGACGTGACCTACCCCGGCACCGACGTGGAACGCGGCGGGCAGGTCAGCGTGGCCTGGAAGCTGGGCCCCACCACCGACCCCGACCAGAACCTGCGCTGGAGCGTGCTGAGCGACGTGCTGCTGGGGAACCCCGCCGCGCCCCTCACCCGGCCGCTGATCGAGTCGGGGATCGGCAGCGCGCTGGCGGACCTGAGCGGCTACCGCGACAACTTCCGCGAGGGGGCCTTCGCGGCGGGCCTCAAGGGCTTGAGCGCGGGCAAGGCTGACGAGGTCGAGGCGCTGGTGCTGGACACGCTGCGGAGCATCGCCCAGGGTGGCATCGACCCCGAGCTGATCGAGAGCAGCCTGCACCAGTTCGAGATCGGCCAGCGCGAAGTGTCCAACAGCGGCTATCCCTACGGCCTGCAAGTGATGTTCCGCCTGCTGGGACCCTGGCTGTACGGCGGCGACCCGGTGACCGGCCTGCGCCTGGATGCCGAGCTGAACCGCCTGCGCGAGGACCTGAAGGCCGGGCCGGTGTTCGAGCCGATGATCCGGGAGGAGCTGCTGGACAACCCCCACCGCGTCACGCTGGTCCTGGCCCCCGACCCCGAACTGGCCGCCCGCAGCGAGCAGGCGGAGCGCGAACTGGTCGAACGCCTCAGCGCGGCCTTCACCGACGAGGACCGCGCCCGGATCGTCCGCGAGAGCCTGCAACTTCAGGAGCTTCAGGCCCAGGAGAGCGACCCCGACGTGCTGCCGACGCTGACGCTGGCCGACGTTCCCCCGACGGTGCAGCGCGTCCCCTACAGGGCGGAGGAGGCAGGCCGCGCGCTGATCGGCCGCGTGCCGCAGCCCACCGGCGGCCTGACGTATCTGGACGTGCAGGTGAGACTGCCCGAAGTGCCCGCCGACCTGCTTGACACGCTGCCGCTGTACGCCTACGCCGTCACCCGCAGTGGCGCGGCGGGGCAGGATTACCTGGCGATTGCCCGCCGCATCGAGGCCGTGACGGGTGGCGTGAGCGCGAGCGTCGGCGTGGGTGGCAGGCCTGACGACCTGGACACCCTGCGCCTGACAGTCACCTTCAGCGGCAAGGCGCTGGCCCGCAACGGCGGCGCCCTGGTCGGCGTGCTGCGTGACCTGATCCAAGCACCCGAATTCACCCGCGAGCGCCTGGAGCAACTGCTCAAGCAGCGCTTGGCGGGCCTCAAGGCCAGCGTCGTGAACGCCGGAAACGCCTACGCCGAGCGCCTGGCCGCCGCGCAGGTCAGCCCCGCCGGGAATATCGAGGAACATTTCAGCGGCCTGACCGCCCTGGAACACCTCAAGCAGATCGTGGAGGGGGACGAGGTTGATGCCCTCTTGGACCGCCTGAACCGCGTCCGCGACCTGCTGTTGCAGGGCAAGCCCCTGCTGTGCCTCACCGCGACCGAGGACGACCTGAATCTCGATCTGACGCCGATCACGCGCGAGTTCGCCGGGGATGCGCCGGTCGGCCACCCCCACCCCGGCACCCTTGAGGGCGGCCCGCAGGCCCGGCTCACCGATTCACCCGTCGCCTTCAACGCGGTCGCCTTCCGCACCGTGCCCTACACCCACCCCGACAGCCCGGCGCTGCTGGTGCTTTCGCGGCTCCTGCGCAGCGAGTATCTGCTCAAGGAAATCCGTGAGAAGGGTGGCGCGTATGGCGGCGGCGCGGCCTTCGATGCCCGCGCGGGCGTCTTTAGCCTCAGCTCCTACCGCGACCCGCACATCACCCGCACCTACGAGGTCTTCCGGGGCGCCCGCCAGTTCCTCGACACGCCCCTGAGCGAGCGCGAGCTGACCGAGGCGATCCTCTCGGCCAGCAAGACCCTCGACCCCCTCACCAGCCCCGACACGGCGGGCCGCCTGCGCTTCTATGGCGACCAGGCCGGGTACACGCCCGAGGTGCAGGAGGAGTACAAGGCCCGGTTGCTGAAGGTCACCCTGGACGACCTGAAGCGCGTCACGGACGCCTGGCTGACCGAAGGCCGCGCCGGGTACGCCCTGGTGGCAGGCCGTGACCCGAACGCCGAGACGGAAGGGCTGGGGCTGAAGTTCGAGGTGCAGGCGATTTAG
- a CDS encoding endonuclease/exonuclease/phosphatase family protein: MGHATATVAAQQQPPCGGTAALPALSLAFALLALGWGLLARARSETWWWVAALDAVPPQVLLPVPLLLAWWALRRRRWGWAGVNAAVVAAFTVGQVGLVLPHGSSGTGASGTPLRVLTLNTDFAGTDPARLAALARRERVDLLTLQEALGRDREAGYEVRVRAAFPGWTLTRHDELLTLSRWPVLASRVISFPRSPHAVLLTRVRVAGQTVIVVNTHLPTLGLLPSASDTRLGRALPQRVARRLSVRRDFVEVVERVLRDGPGPVILAGDLNAPPRGELHARLRVLGLTDTFQAGGAGFGFTHHARFGHSRIDSVWTRGTLAERVTPLPDLLSDHRALLAALRLPAP; the protein is encoded by the coding sequence ATGGGACATGCCACAGCCACCGTCGCAGCTCAGCAGCAGCCTCCCTGCGGAGGGACGGCGGCGTTGCCCGCCCTCTCGCTGGCCTTCGCCCTCCTGGCGCTCGGCTGGGGGCTGCTGGCCCGCGCCCGCTCCGAGACGTGGTGGTGGGTGGCGGCGCTGGACGCGGTCCCGCCGCAGGTCCTGCTGCCGGTGCCGCTGCTGCTGGCCTGGTGGGCGCTGCGGAGGCGGAGGTGGGGCTGGGCCGGGGTGAACGCTGCTGTGGTGGCGGCATTTACAGTGGGGCAGGTGGGGTTGGTGCTGCCGCACGGTTCTTCGGGCACCGGGGCAAGCGGCACCCCGCTCCGGGTCCTGACGTTGAACACGGACTTTGCCGGGACGGACCCGGCGCGGCTGGCTGCCCTCGCCCGGCGTGAGCGGGTTGATCTTCTGACGCTTCAGGAAGCCCTCGGCCGTGACCGCGAGGCGGGCTACGAGGTGCGGGTGCGCGCGGCCTTCCCCGGCTGGACACTGACCCGCCATGACGAACTGCTGACGCTCTCGCGGTGGCCCGTGCTGGCCTCGCGCGTCATCTCCTTTCCGCGCTCACCCCACGCGGTCCTGCTGACGCGCGTGCGGGTGGCCGGGCAGACCGTGATCGTGGTGAACACACACCTGCCCACGCTCGGCCTTCTGCCCAGTGCCAGCGACACCCGCCTCGGCCGCGCTCTGCCGCAGCGGGTCGCCCGCCGCCTCTCCGTCCGGCGCGACTTCGTGGAGGTCGTGGAGCGCGTGCTGAGAGACGGGCCCGGCCCTGTGATCCTGGCCGGTGACCTGAACGCCCCGCCACGCGGCGAACTGCACGCCCGGCTGCGTGTCCTGGGCCTGACCGACACTTTTCAGGCGGGCGGCGCCGGTTTCGGCTTCACACACCACGCCCGCTTCGGGCACTCGCGCATCGACTCTGTGTGGACGCGCGGCACCCTGGCCGAACGGGTCACTCCGCTCCCCGACCTGCTGAGCGACCACCGCGCGCTCCTGGCCGCGCTCCGCCTGCCCGCGCCCTGA
- the rsmI gene encoding 16S rRNA (cytidine(1402)-2'-O)-methyltransferase yields MTAEPPHVWLVPTPVGNLGDITLRAVEVLRGADAVACEDTRRTGALLAHLGIGKPLVRLDAHTMHRAAQVLEDYPRLAYVSDAGTPGISDPGAELVRAAVAADIPVEVLPGATAFVPALVLSGLPTARFAFEGFLPRAGRERKERLSAIAARPETTVLYESPHRLAATLTDLASTCGETRPASVTRELSKKFEETARGPLADLAARFADGVRGEIVVVVAGRPLGEAVPGEEAPDHAALAQTWAQEGRSAREIRELLMAQGLRKNDAYALALQATQDA; encoded by the coding sequence GTGACCGCTGAGCCTCCCCACGTCTGGCTGGTGCCGACCCCGGTGGGCAATCTGGGGGACATCACCCTGCGGGCGGTGGAGGTGCTGCGCGGGGCGGACGCCGTGGCCTGCGAGGACACGCGGCGCACGGGGGCGCTGCTCGCGCACCTGGGGATCGGGAAGCCGCTGGTGCGCCTGGACGCGCACACCATGCACCGCGCGGCGCAAGTGCTGGAGGACTACCCCCGCCTGGCCTACGTCAGCGACGCGGGCACGCCGGGCATCAGCGATCCGGGGGCGGAACTGGTGCGGGCGGCGGTCGCGGCGGACATTCCGGTGGAGGTGCTGCCGGGCGCGACGGCCTTTGTCCCCGCGCTGGTGCTGTCGGGGCTGCCCACCGCCCGCTTCGCCTTCGAGGGTTTCCTGCCCCGGGCGGGCCGCGAGCGCAAGGAACGCCTGAGCGCTATCGCCGCCCGCCCCGAGACGACCGTGCTGTACGAGAGCCCGCACCGCCTCGCCGCCACGCTCACCGACCTGGCGAGCACCTGCGGAGAGACGCGCCCGGCCAGCGTGACGCGCGAACTCTCCAAGAAGTTCGAGGAGACGGCGCGCGGTCCTCTGGCCGACCTGGCTGCCCGGTTCGCAGACGGGGTGCGCGGCGAGATCGTGGTCGTCGTCGCGGGCCGCCCGCTGGGGGAGGCCGTTCCAGGCGAGGAGGCTCCCGACCACGCGGCCCTGGCGCAGACCTGGGCACAGGAGGGCCGCAGCGCCCGCGAAATCCGGGAATTGCTGATGGCCCAGGGTTTGCGTAAGAATGACGCTTATGCGCTGGCCCTTCAGGCCACGCAGGACGCCTGA
- the pfkA gene encoding 6-phosphofructokinase, with the protein MTDIPHLTEHPNPAGIRRVAVLTSGGDAPGMNAAIRAVVRTATYQGIEVVGVRRGFSGLHRGDLRLIGPRDVANTIQRGGTILLTARSHTWRTPEGRARGAQYLRDWGVDGLIVIGGDGSFHGAHALQEEHGIPVIGIPGTIDNDLYGTDHTIGYFTAVETALDAVDKLRDTGASHERIFVIEVMGRHAGHIALEVAVAGGAEEVFIPEDPKPVDGVVQIVQDSVAKGKASSIIIVAEGYPGGAQGVAQAIEAGTGLETRVSILGHIQRGGSPVSSDRVLASRLGEAAVYALMDGRSDVMVGRHNGEISYTPLPETWEKRKDVSRDLYSCAKTLSV; encoded by the coding sequence GTGACCGACATTCCCCACCTGACCGAGCATCCCAACCCCGCGGGCATCCGGCGGGTCGCCGTCCTCACCAGCGGCGGCGACGCGCCCGGCATGAACGCCGCCATCCGCGCCGTCGTCCGCACGGCCACCTACCAGGGCATCGAGGTGGTCGGGGTGCGCCGGGGCTTTTCCGGCCTGCACCGCGGCGACCTGCGCCTGATCGGCCCAAGAGATGTGGCGAACACCATCCAGCGCGGCGGCACCATCCTGCTGACTGCCCGTTCTCACACCTGGCGCACGCCCGAGGGCCGCGCCCGCGGCGCCCAGTACCTCCGTGACTGGGGCGTGGACGGCCTGATCGTGATCGGCGGGGACGGCAGCTTTCACGGCGCCCATGCCTTGCAGGAAGAACACGGCATCCCGGTGATCGGGATTCCCGGCACCATCGACAACGACCTCTACGGCACCGACCACACCATCGGGTACTTCACGGCGGTCGAGACGGCGCTGGACGCCGTGGACAAGCTGCGCGACACCGGGGCCAGCCACGAGCGCATCTTCGTGATCGAGGTGATGGGCCGCCACGCCGGGCACATCGCGCTGGAAGTCGCCGTGGCGGGTGGGGCCGAGGAAGTTTTCATCCCCGAGGACCCCAAACCGGTCGACGGCGTGGTGCAGATCGTGCAGGACAGCGTGGCGAAGGGCAAGGCCAGTTCCATCATCATCGTCGCGGAGGGGTATCCGGGCGGCGCGCAGGGCGTCGCGCAGGCCATCGAGGCGGGGACTGGGCTGGAGACGCGCGTGAGCATCCTGGGTCACATCCAGCGCGGCGGCTCGCCAGTCAGCAGTGACCGGGTGCTCGCCAGCCGTCTGGGTGAGGCTGCCGTGTACGCCCTGATGGACGGCCGCAGTGACGTGATGGTGGGGCGGCACAACGGCGAGATCAGCTACACGCCCCTGCCGGAAACCTGGGAGAAACGCAAGGACGTGAGCCGCGACCTGTATAGCTGCGCGAAGACACTGAGCGTCTGA
- a CDS encoding 23S rRNA (pseudouridine(1915)-N(3))-methyltransferase RlmH: MRLHLITVGEPKLAYARAGWDEYEKRLRRYHKVQVTRVGGRTQAQESEAVARAAGRAPLILLDPRGQQFTSEGLSAYLDAQALGGVGELAFAIGGPEGHTDDLRAGVHKLWSLGQLTLPHDLAMIVLLEALYRAATISAGEPYHRG; encoded by the coding sequence ATGCGCCTGCACCTGATCACCGTCGGTGAACCCAAGCTCGCCTACGCCCGCGCCGGGTGGGACGAGTACGAGAAGCGGCTGCGGCGCTACCACAAGGTGCAGGTCACGCGGGTGGGCGGCAGGACGCAGGCGCAGGAATCGGAAGCGGTGGCAAGGGCGGCGGGCCGCGCCCCGCTGATCCTGCTCGACCCGCGCGGCCAGCAGTTCACCAGCGAGGGCCTCAGCGCCTATCTGGACGCGCAGGCACTCGGCGGCGTGGGCGAACTGGCCTTCGCTATCGGCGGCCCGGAGGGGCACACGGACGACCTGCGCGCGGGGGTGCATAAGCTCTGGAGCCTGGGGCAACTCACGCTGCCGCACGACCTCGCCATGATCGTGCTGCTCGAAGCCCTGTACCGCGCCGCGACCATCAGCGCGGGGGAGCCGTATCACCGGGGGTGA
- the ftsZ gene encoding cell division protein FtsZ — protein sequence MQAARIRVIGLGGAGNNAVNRMIESGLEGVEFIAGNTDAQVLAKSHAEVRIQLGDRLTRGLGAGADPEVGEKAALEDRERIKEYIDGTDMLFITAGMGGGTGTGSAPVVAEIAREMGILTVAIVTRPFKFEGPKRQRVAEEGINKLTERVDGMIVVNNEKLLTAVDKKVSFREAFLIADRVLYYGVKGISDVINVEGMINLDFADVRNMLSNSGTVLMGIGAGRGEKVSEEAAMSAIHSPLLERGIEGARRILINVTGGYDLSMTDANEIVEKIREATGFEDPDILFGITPDEAAGDEVRVTVIATGFGEGTFPTGLSLGRSGNRGTSIDTIVRPVRGQASASYDPKDYDIPAFLRNGGRD from the coding sequence ATGCAAGCGGCCAGAATTCGCGTGATTGGCTTGGGTGGGGCGGGGAACAACGCCGTCAACCGCATGATCGAATCGGGACTCGAGGGCGTCGAGTTCATCGCCGGAAACACCGACGCGCAGGTGCTCGCCAAGAGCCACGCCGAGGTCCGGATTCAGCTCGGGGACCGCCTGACGCGCGGCCTGGGCGCCGGGGCCGACCCCGAGGTGGGCGAGAAGGCGGCCCTGGAAGACCGCGAGCGGATCAAGGAGTACATCGACGGCACCGACATGCTCTTCATCACGGCGGGCATGGGCGGCGGCACCGGCACCGGCTCCGCGCCGGTGGTGGCCGAGATCGCCCGCGAGATGGGCATCCTGACGGTCGCCATCGTGACCCGGCCCTTCAAGTTCGAGGGGCCCAAGCGCCAGCGCGTGGCCGAGGAAGGCATCAACAAGCTCACCGAGCGCGTGGACGGCATGATCGTGGTGAACAACGAGAAGCTGCTCACCGCCGTGGACAAGAAAGTCAGCTTCCGCGAGGCCTTTCTGATCGCCGACCGGGTGCTGTACTACGGCGTCAAGGGCATCAGCGACGTGATCAACGTCGAGGGCATGATCAACCTCGACTTCGCGGACGTGCGCAACATGCTCTCCAACTCGGGCACGGTGCTGATGGGGATCGGCGCGGGCCGGGGCGAGAAGGTGTCGGAGGAAGCCGCGATGAGCGCCATCCACAGCCCGCTCCTGGAGCGCGGCATCGAGGGGGCCCGCCGCATCCTGATCAACGTGACCGGCGGCTACGACCTCTCGATGACGGACGCCAACGAGATCGTCGAGAAGATCCGCGAGGCGACCGGTTTCGAGGACCCCGACATCCTCTTCGGCATCACGCCGGACGAGGCCGCCGGGGACGAGGTGCGCGTCACGGTGATCGCCACCGGCTTCGGCGAGGGGACCTTCCCCACCGGGCTGAGCCTGGGCCGCAGCGGCAACCGGGGCACCAGCATCGACACCATCGTGCGCCCGGTGCGCGGTCAGGCGAGCGCCAGTTACGATCCCAAGGACTACGACATTCCCGCCTTCCTGCGGAATGGCGGACGCGACTGA